One part of the Nocardioides zeae genome encodes these proteins:
- a CDS encoding isochorismate synthase, with protein sequence MTSSASEPGSTTAGTVSLVARTVPLDGTPGDLVDLLPADAPLAWVRAGDGIVGWGVAAEVTTSGADRFADAEAWWAALTSRAVVRDEVGLPGTGLVAFGSFAFADTPGSSTLVVPRVVVGQRGGRRWLTTIGHDTIGSPALRLAEPPAAPTGLRFTGGGLSDDAWQAAVANAVTRIDAGELEKVVLARDVVAETDEPVDVRWPLRRLAAAYSSCWTFHVDGLFGATPEMLVRRERGLVTSRVLAGTIRRTGDDARDAGLAGELARSSKDLEEHEYAVRSVADALEPHCSSMNVPESPFVLHLPNVMHLATDVNGVVPDDAPTTSLGLAAALHPSAAVGGTPTPAATALIAELEGMERERYAGPVGWMDATGDGEWGIALRSAQVVAPDPATGRGRVRLFAGCGIVAGSDPADELAESQAKLEPVRHALDA encoded by the coding sequence ATGACCAGCAGCGCCTCCGAGCCCGGCTCCACCACCGCCGGCACGGTCTCCCTCGTCGCCCGCACGGTGCCCCTCGACGGCACGCCGGGCGACCTCGTCGACCTGCTCCCCGCCGACGCCCCCCTCGCGTGGGTGCGGGCCGGGGACGGCATCGTCGGGTGGGGCGTGGCCGCGGAGGTCACCACGAGCGGCGCCGACCGCTTCGCCGACGCCGAGGCCTGGTGGGCAGCGCTGACGTCCCGGGCCGTCGTGCGCGACGAGGTCGGGCTGCCGGGCACGGGCCTGGTCGCCTTCGGGTCCTTCGCGTTCGCCGACACCCCGGGCAGCTCTACCCTCGTGGTGCCCCGCGTCGTGGTCGGCCAGCGCGGCGGCCGACGCTGGCTCACCACCATCGGCCACGACACCATCGGTTCCCCCGCACTGCGGCTCGCCGAGCCCCCGGCCGCGCCGACGGGCCTGCGCTTCACCGGCGGCGGGCTGAGCGACGACGCCTGGCAGGCCGCCGTCGCCAACGCCGTCACCCGGATCGACGCCGGCGAGCTCGAGAAGGTCGTGCTGGCCCGCGACGTGGTGGCCGAGACGGACGAGCCGGTCGACGTCCGGTGGCCGCTGCGGCGCCTCGCCGCGGCGTACTCCTCCTGCTGGACCTTCCACGTGGACGGCCTGTTCGGGGCGACGCCGGAGATGCTGGTACGCCGCGAGCGCGGCCTCGTCACGTCGCGCGTGCTCGCCGGCACCATCCGGCGCACCGGTGACGACGCCCGCGACGCCGGCCTCGCGGGCGAGCTGGCGCGGTCGTCGAAGGACCTGGAGGAGCACGAGTACGCCGTGCGCTCGGTCGCCGACGCCCTCGAGCCGCACTGCTCGTCGATGAACGTGCCCGAGTCGCCGTTCGTGCTGCACCTGCCCAACGTCATGCACCTGGCCACCGACGTGAACGGCGTGGTCCCCGACGACGCCCCCACGACCTCGCTGGGCCTCGCTGCCGCCCTGCACCCGTCGGCCGCCGTCGGCGGCACCCCGACCCCGGCGGCGACCGCCCTCATCGCGGAGCTCGAGGGCATGGAGCGGGAGCGGTACGCCGGCCCGGTCGGCTGGATGGACGCCACCGGCGACGGCGAGTGGGGCATCGCGCTGCGCTCGGCGCAGGTCGTCGCACCGGACCCCGCGACCGGACGGGGCCGCGTGCGGCTCTTCGCCGGGTGCGGCATCGTCGCCGGGTCGGACCCGGCGGACGAGCTGGCCGAGAGCCAGGCGAAGCTCGAGCCCGTGCGGCACGCGCTCGACGCCTGA
- a CDS encoding L,D-transpeptidase family protein, whose translation MRILRGVLVTLLALGVTSGLAVAVGYAGVTYRAEAEHRAATAPSPEATPSTTPPTTPPTTPAPAPEPEPQPEPEPEPEPELVPGPALYAAGDSGDEVRDLQARLVQIDWLPSVTGEYDAATVAAVEGFQAKRGFPVTGEVDERTLDRVHAMTGPPTYEEMHDIVPVTGALDARCRTGRVLCVDKSTRTLRWVVDGQVLQTFDVRFGREGMETREGAFRVERKSRDHVSSIYDTSMPFAMFFSGGQAVHYSPDFAANGYDGASHGCVNVRDREGIAALFDQVRVGDGVVVYWS comes from the coding sequence ATGAGGATCCTGCGAGGCGTGCTGGTCACCCTGCTGGCGTTGGGCGTGACGAGCGGGCTGGCGGTGGCGGTCGGGTACGCCGGCGTCACCTACCGGGCCGAGGCCGAGCACCGGGCGGCGACCGCGCCGTCGCCCGAGGCCACCCCCTCGACCACCCCTCCGACCACCCCTCCGACCACCCCGGCACCTGCCCCCGAGCCGGAGCCCCAGCCCGAACCGGAGCCGGAGCCCGAGCCGGAGCTGGTCCCCGGCCCCGCCCTGTACGCCGCGGGCGACAGCGGCGACGAGGTCCGCGACCTCCAGGCGCGCCTCGTGCAGATCGACTGGCTGCCGTCCGTCACGGGCGAGTACGACGCGGCGACCGTCGCCGCCGTGGAGGGGTTCCAGGCCAAGCGGGGCTTCCCCGTCACGGGCGAGGTGGACGAGCGCACCCTGGACCGGGTGCACGCGATGACGGGGCCGCCGACGTACGAGGAGATGCACGACATCGTGCCGGTGACCGGCGCCCTCGACGCGCGCTGCCGGACGGGGCGGGTGCTCTGCGTCGACAAGTCCACGCGGACGCTGCGCTGGGTGGTCGACGGCCAGGTGCTGCAGACCTTCGACGTGCGGTTCGGCCGCGAGGGCATGGAGACCCGCGAGGGCGCGTTCCGGGTGGAGCGCAAGAGCCGCGACCACGTCTCGTCGATCTACGACACGTCGATGCCGTTCGCGATGTTCTTCTCGGGCGGCCAGGCGGTGCACTACTCGCCGGACTTCGCGGCGAACGGCTACGACGGCGCCTCGCACGGGTGCGTCAACGTGCGCGACCGCGAGGGCATCGCCGCGCTCTTCGACCAGGTGCGCGTCGGGGACGGCGTGGTCGTCTACTGGTCCTGA
- a CDS encoding demethylmenaquinone methyltransferase: MARAELDKQPSDVQRMFDAVAKRYDVTNDVLSLGQDRRWRRDVHRAIDPKPGDLVLDLAAGTGTSSAPFVSAGAVVVPCDFSLGMLRVGKANRPHLPFVAGDATNLPFADDSFDAVTISFGLRNVVDTAAALAEMHRVTRPGGTLVVCEFSHPTWAPFRTVYVEYLMRALPPVAQALSSSPDAYVYLAESIRAWPDQAGLAEVIAEAGWSSVEWRDLTGGIVALHRATA; this comes from the coding sequence GTGGCCCGCGCCGAGCTCGACAAGCAACCCTCCGACGTGCAGCGCATGTTCGACGCCGTCGCGAAGCGCTACGACGTCACCAACGACGTGCTCTCCCTCGGGCAGGACCGGCGCTGGCGCCGCGACGTGCACCGCGCCATCGACCCGAAGCCGGGCGACCTCGTCCTCGACCTCGCGGCCGGCACGGGCACGTCGAGCGCGCCGTTCGTCTCCGCCGGCGCCGTCGTCGTGCCCTGCGACTTCTCGCTCGGCATGCTCCGGGTGGGCAAGGCCAACCGCCCGCACCTGCCGTTCGTGGCGGGCGACGCGACGAACCTGCCGTTCGCGGACGACTCGTTCGACGCCGTCACCATCTCCTTCGGCCTGCGCAACGTGGTCGACACCGCGGCCGCGCTCGCCGAGATGCACCGGGTGACGCGCCCCGGCGGCACCCTCGTGGTGTGCGAGTTCTCGCACCCGACGTGGGCGCCGTTCCGCACGGTGTACGTCGAGTACCTCATGCGCGCCCTCCCGCCCGTCGCCCAGGCGCTGTCGTCGTCGCCGGACGCGTACGTCTACCTCGCGGAGTCCATCCGCGCCTGGCCCGACCAGGCCGGTCTCGCCGAGGTCATCGCCGAGGCCGGGTGGAGCAGCGTCGAGTGGCGCGACCTGACGGGCGGCATCGTGGCGCTGCACCGCGCGACCGCCTGA
- a CDS encoding NADH-quinone oxidoreductase subunit A: protein MELYTPVLALLALAAGFAIFSVAVSTLTGPKRYNRARLDSYECGIEPTPQPFGGGRIPVKYYTVAMTFIIFDVEIMFLVPWAVYFDQLSWFGLIAVVLFLFNITLAYAYEWRRGGLDWD from the coding sequence GTGGAGCTCTACACCCCGGTGCTCGCACTGCTCGCGCTCGCGGCCGGGTTCGCGATCTTCTCGGTCGCGGTCAGCACCCTGACGGGGCCGAAGCGCTACAACCGGGCGCGGCTCGACTCCTACGAGTGCGGCATCGAGCCGACGCCCCAGCCGTTCGGCGGCGGGCGGATTCCGGTGAAGTACTACACGGTCGCGATGACCTTCATCATCTTCGACGTCGAGATCATGTTCCTCGTCCCGTGGGCGGTCTACTTCGACCAGCTCTCCTGGTTCGGTCTCATCGCCGTCGTCCTCTTCCTGTTCAACATCACCCTCGCCTACGCCTACGAGTGGCGCCGCGGCGGACTCGACTGGGACTGA
- a CDS encoding NuoB/complex I 20 kDa subunit family protein — translation MGIEEKLPSGVLLTTVEGVAGYMRKASFWPATFGLACCAIEMMTTGGPRYDLARYGMEVFRASPRQADLMIVAGRVSQKMAPVLRQIYDQMAEPKWVLAMGVCASSGGMFNNYAIVQGVDHVVPVDMYLPGCPPRPEMLIDAILKLHDQVQHTKFGAQRDAQITELETAALNAVPTEEQKGLLR, via the coding sequence ATGGGTATCGAGGAGAAGCTCCCCAGCGGGGTCCTGCTGACGACCGTCGAGGGCGTCGCGGGCTACATGCGCAAGGCCAGCTTCTGGCCGGCGACGTTCGGCCTGGCCTGCTGCGCCATCGAGATGATGACGACGGGCGGGCCGCGCTACGACCTGGCGCGCTACGGCATGGAGGTCTTCCGCGCGAGCCCGCGGCAGGCGGACCTCATGATCGTCGCGGGCCGGGTGAGCCAGAAGATGGCGCCGGTCCTGCGGCAGATCTACGACCAGATGGCCGAGCCGAAGTGGGTGCTCGCCATGGGCGTCTGCGCCAGCTCGGGCGGCATGTTCAACAACTACGCGATCGTGCAGGGCGTCGACCACGTGGTGCCGGTGGACATGTACCTCCCCGGCTGCCCGCCCCGCCCCGAGATGCTCATCGACGCCATCCTCAAGCTCCACGACCAGGTGCAGCACACCAAGTTCGGCGCCCAGCGCGACGCCCAGATCACCGAGCTCGAGACCGCCGCGCTCAACGCCGTGCCGACGGAGGAGCAGAAGGGCCTCCTGCGATGA
- a CDS encoding NADH-quinone oxidoreductase subunit C, whose protein sequence is MSDEHLPEPAAAEAAAPAAEVRARRTGMFGVRGSGDTSGFGGLRRDVVFPAPAERPFGGWYDAVVDTLEAAVPGGVAQVVVHRGELTLHVRREHLVAAARALRDEPGLRFEVCASVSGVHHPDETGAELHVAYHLLSMTHNRRVRVEVTCPDADPHVPSVVATYPTADWHERETWDFFGIVFDGHPALTRILMPDDWPGHPQRKDYPLGGIHVEYKGGTIPPPDQRRSYT, encoded by the coding sequence ATGAGCGACGAGCACCTGCCCGAGCCGGCGGCCGCCGAGGCCGCCGCCCCCGCGGCGGAGGTGCGCGCGCGGCGTACCGGCATGTTCGGGGTGCGCGGCTCCGGCGACACCTCCGGCTTCGGCGGGCTGCGGCGCGACGTCGTCTTCCCGGCGCCGGCGGAGCGTCCCTTCGGCGGCTGGTACGACGCGGTCGTCGACACCCTCGAGGCCGCGGTGCCCGGCGGGGTCGCGCAGGTCGTCGTCCACCGCGGGGAGCTGACCCTCCACGTGCGCCGCGAGCACCTCGTGGCGGCGGCTCGGGCCCTGCGGGACGAGCCCGGGCTGCGGTTCGAGGTCTGCGCGAGCGTCAGCGGCGTGCACCACCCCGACGAGACGGGCGCCGAGCTGCACGTGGCCTACCACCTGCTCTCCATGACCCACAACCGCCGCGTCCGCGTCGAGGTGACCTGCCCCGACGCCGACCCGCACGTGCCCAGCGTCGTCGCGACCTACCCGACGGCCGACTGGCACGAGCGCGAGACGTGGGACTTCTTCGGGATCGTCTTCGACGGCCACCCGGCCCTCACCCGCATCCTCATGCCGGACGACTGGCCCGGCCACCCGCAGCGCAAGGACTACCCGCTCGGCGGGATCCACGTGGAGTACAAGGGCGGGACGATCCCGCCGCCCGACCAGCGGAGGTCGTACACCTGA
- a CDS encoding NADH-quinone oxidoreductase subunit D — protein MTTTQGNRPRDPYAAGAAGDTDGADAGRVFTVTGQDWDEVVAGVGEAGDAERIVVNMGPQHPSTHGVLRLVLELEGETVTEARCGIGYLHTGIEKNMEHRTWTQGVTFCTRMDYLSPFFNEATYVLGVERLLDIEDDVPEKAQVVRVLLMELNRISSHLVAIATGGMELGALTVMTIGFREREQVLDLFELITGLRMNHAFIRPGGVAQDLPDGSLAAVRDFVALMRKRLPEIAALCNANPIFRGRLEGVGYLDLEGCLALGLTGPVLRSTGYGWDLRKTQPYCGYETYDFDVQTWDTADSYGRFRIRMNEMFESLRIVEQCVARLEGLEGAPVMVADKKIAWPSQLSIGSDGQGNSLDHIRHIMGESMEALIHHFKLVTEGFRVPPGQAYVPVESPRGELGAHVVSDGGTKPHRVHFRDPSFTNLQATSVMSEGGMVADVIVAVASIDPVMGGVDR, from the coding sequence ATGACCACGACACAGGGCAACCGGCCGCGCGACCCGTACGCCGCGGGAGCGGCCGGCGACACCGACGGGGCCGACGCGGGACGCGTCTTCACGGTCACGGGCCAGGACTGGGACGAGGTCGTCGCCGGTGTCGGCGAGGCCGGCGACGCCGAGCGGATCGTCGTCAACATGGGCCCGCAGCACCCGTCGACCCACGGCGTCCTCCGCCTCGTCCTCGAGCTCGAGGGGGAGACGGTCACCGAGGCGCGGTGCGGGATCGGCTACCTGCACACCGGCATCGAGAAGAACATGGAGCACCGGACGTGGACGCAGGGCGTCACGTTCTGCACCCGGATGGACTACCTGTCCCCGTTCTTCAACGAGGCGACCTACGTGCTGGGCGTCGAGCGGCTCCTCGACATCGAGGACGACGTGCCCGAGAAGGCGCAGGTCGTGCGGGTGCTGCTCATGGAGCTCAACCGCATCTCCTCCCACCTCGTCGCCATCGCGACCGGCGGCATGGAGCTCGGCGCGCTCACGGTGATGACGATCGGCTTCCGCGAGCGCGAGCAGGTGCTCGACCTGTTCGAGCTCATCACGGGCCTCCGCATGAACCACGCCTTCATCCGGCCCGGCGGCGTCGCGCAGGACCTGCCCGACGGCTCGCTCGCCGCGGTGCGCGATTTCGTCGCCCTCATGCGCAAGCGGCTCCCCGAGATCGCGGCGCTCTGCAACGCCAACCCGATCTTCCGGGGGCGGCTGGAGGGGGTGGGCTACCTCGACCTCGAGGGCTGCCTCGCCCTGGGGCTCACGGGCCCGGTGCTGAGGTCGACCGGCTACGGCTGGGACCTTCGCAAGACGCAGCCCTACTGCGGCTACGAGACCTACGACTTCGACGTGCAGACCTGGGACACGGCCGACTCCTACGGCCGGTTCCGGATCCGCATGAACGAGATGTTCGAGAGCCTGCGCATCGTCGAGCAGTGCGTCGCCCGGCTCGAGGGGCTCGAGGGCGCGCCGGTGATGGTCGCCGACAAGAAGATCGCGTGGCCGAGCCAGCTCTCCATCGGCTCCGACGGCCAGGGCAACAGCCTCGACCACATCCGCCACATCATGGGTGAGTCGATGGAGGCCCTGATCCACCACTTCAAGCTGGTCACCGAGGGCTTCCGGGTGCCGCCCGGCCAGGCGTACGTGCCGGTCGAGTCCCCGCGCGGCGAGCTGGGGGCGCACGTCGTCTCCGACGGCGGCACGAAGCCCCACCGGGTGCACTTCCGCGACCCGTCGTTCACGAACCTGCAGGCGACGAGCGTGATGAGCGAGGGCGGCATGGTCGCCGACGTCATCGTGGCCGTCGCCTCCATCGACCCCGTCATGGGAGGGGTGGACCGATGA
- the nuoE gene encoding NADH-quinone oxidoreductase subunit NuoE: MTLSTETLAELRQITERYPQARSGLLPMLHLVQSAEGRITPEGIEACAEILGLAPAEVSGVATFYTMYKRRLVGDYHVGVCTNTLCAVMGGDEIFAALKEHLGIGNDETTDDGVVSLEHVECNAACDYAPVVMVNWEFVDNQTPESARRLVDDLRSGAEVRSTRGPAICTWRQAERVLAGFPDDRADEGPAAGPASLAGLRVARERGWEAPAAGGTDAEDESHGAAPDVDPDDAAAVAADEQADTARAESEAKLDEAQEDDA, from the coding sequence ATGACGCTGTCGACCGAGACGCTCGCCGAGCTGCGCCAGATCACCGAGCGCTACCCGCAGGCCCGCTCGGGCCTGCTGCCGATGCTCCACCTCGTGCAGTCCGCGGAGGGCCGGATCACGCCCGAGGGCATCGAGGCCTGCGCGGAGATCCTCGGCCTCGCCCCGGCCGAGGTGAGCGGGGTCGCGACCTTCTACACGATGTACAAGCGCCGCCTCGTCGGCGACTACCACGTCGGGGTCTGCACCAACACGCTCTGCGCGGTCATGGGCGGCGACGAGATCTTCGCGGCGCTGAAGGAGCACCTGGGGATCGGCAACGACGAGACCACCGACGACGGCGTCGTCAGCCTCGAGCACGTCGAGTGCAACGCGGCCTGCGACTACGCCCCGGTCGTGATGGTCAACTGGGAGTTCGTCGACAACCAGACGCCCGAGAGCGCGCGGCGGCTGGTCGACGACCTGCGGTCCGGGGCCGAGGTGCGCTCCACCCGCGGCCCGGCCATCTGCACGTGGCGCCAGGCGGAGCGCGTGCTCGCCGGCTTCCCCGACGACCGCGCCGACGAGGGACCCGCCGCCGGGCCGGCCTCGCTGGCGGGGCTGCGCGTCGCCCGCGAGCGCGGCTGGGAGGCCCCGGCGGCCGGTGGCACCGACGCCGAGGACGAGTCCCACGGCGCCGCGCCCGACGTGGACCCCGACGACGCGGCCGCCGTGGCGGCCGACGAGCAGGCGGACACGGCGCGGGCGGAGTCCGAGGCCAAGCTCGACGAGGCACAGGAGGACGACGCATGA
- the nuoF gene encoding NADH-quinone oxidoreductase subunit NuoF, which produces MSIPPLTPVLTDNWDAERSWTLDSYVARGGYDALDVAFAMAPDEVVAAVKDAGLRGRGGAGFPTGMKWGFIPQDPSAPGGDKPKYLVVNADESEPGTCKDIPLMMASPHTLVEGVILAAYAIRAHHAFIYVRGEVLHVVRRLQRAVQEAYLAGHLGRDIHGSGYDLDLVVHAGAGAYICGEETALLDSLEGRRGQPRLRPPFPAVAGLYASPTVINNVESIASVPAIIRNGADWFASLGTEKSKGFVIYSLSGHVRNPGQYEAPLGITLRELIDLAGGIREGHRLKFWTPGGSSTPLLTEEHLDVPLDYESVGGAGSMLGTRALQIFDETVSVVRCVLRWTEFYKHESCGKCTPCREGTWWLVQTLARLDAGQGEEGDIEKLLDLCDNILGRSFCALGDGATSPITSAIRYFRDEFEAAMHTPTSVSFPPAASTAWSDAWSDAATTAGVGA; this is translated from the coding sequence ATGAGCATCCCGCCGCTGACCCCGGTGCTCACCGACAACTGGGACGCCGAGCGCTCCTGGACGCTGGACTCCTACGTCGCGCGGGGCGGGTACGACGCGCTCGACGTCGCCTTCGCCATGGCGCCCGACGAGGTCGTCGCGGCCGTGAAGGACGCCGGTCTGCGCGGCCGGGGCGGCGCGGGGTTCCCCACGGGCATGAAGTGGGGCTTCATCCCGCAGGACCCGAGCGCGCCGGGCGGCGACAAGCCGAAGTACCTCGTCGTCAACGCCGACGAGTCGGAGCCGGGCACCTGCAAGGACATCCCGCTGATGATGGCGAGCCCCCACACGCTCGTCGAGGGCGTCATCCTCGCGGCGTACGCCATCCGCGCCCACCACGCCTTCATCTACGTGCGGGGCGAGGTGCTCCACGTCGTGCGGCGCCTGCAGCGCGCGGTGCAGGAGGCCTACCTGGCCGGCCACCTGGGGCGGGACATCCACGGCTCGGGCTACGACCTCGACCTGGTCGTGCACGCCGGGGCGGGGGCCTACATCTGCGGTGAGGAGACGGCGCTGCTCGACTCGCTCGAGGGCCGGCGCGGCCAGCCCCGGCTGCGGCCGCCGTTCCCCGCGGTCGCGGGCCTCTACGCGAGCCCGACCGTCATCAACAACGTCGAGTCGATCGCGTCGGTGCCGGCGATCATCCGCAACGGCGCCGACTGGTTCGCCTCGCTCGGCACGGAGAAGTCGAAGGGCTTCGTCATCTACTCGCTGTCGGGGCACGTGCGGAACCCGGGACAGTACGAGGCGCCCCTCGGCATCACGCTCCGCGAGCTCATCGACCTCGCCGGGGGGATCCGGGAGGGGCACCGCCTCAAGTTCTGGACGCCGGGCGGGTCGAGCACGCCGCTGCTGACGGAGGAGCACCTCGACGTGCCGCTCGACTACGAGTCCGTCGGCGGTGCCGGGTCGATGCTCGGCACCCGCGCGCTGCAGATCTTCGACGAGACCGTCTCGGTCGTGCGGTGCGTGCTGCGGTGGACGGAGTTCTACAAGCACGAGTCGTGCGGCAAGTGCACGCCGTGCCGCGAGGGCACGTGGTGGCTGGTGCAGACGCTGGCCCGCCTCGACGCCGGCCAGGGCGAGGAGGGCGACATCGAGAAGCTGCTCGACCTCTGCGACAACATCCTCGGCCGCTCGTTCTGCGCCCTCGGCGACGGTGCGACCAGCCCGATCACCTCGGCGATCCGCTACTTCCGCGACGAGTTCGAGGCGGCGATGCACACCCCGACGAGCGTCTCGTTCCCGCCGGCCGCCTCGACCGCCTGGTCCGACGCCTGGTCCGACGCCGCAACCACGGCGGGAGTGGGCGCATGA
- a CDS encoding NADH-quinone oxidoreductase subunit G, with translation MTTTPERTPTTAGAVDLVTVTIDGVNVAVPKGTLVIRAAEQVGIAIPRFCDHPLLEPVGACRQCLVDVPDAGNGRGLPKPQASCTLEVADGMVVNTQATSGVADKAQQGVMELLLINHPLDCPVCDKGGECPLQNQAMSNGRGDSRFEGVKRTFPKPIHLSPQVLLDRERCIVCQRCTRFAEQIPGDPFIALVERGAQQQIGIAEDAPFLSYFAGNTIQICPVGALTSEAYRFRSRPFDLVSVPSVAEHDACGSAIRVDHRRGRVVRRLAGDDPEVNEEWITDKDRFAFTYAAAPDRLTYPQVRDTDGSLRPASWPEALAVAARGLAAARYRAEGPGVGVLPGGRVTAEDAYAYATFARVALDTNDVDFRARPLSTEETDFLASHVVLTGPGGGGVTQADLEAARTVVLAGLEPEDEAGAIFLRLRKAVRSARSRTTVLTLAPYLSRGSAKLHARLLPTAPGDEATALDGLADRAEELVGASLGPDDVLLVGERLATAPGALSAAARLAATTGARLGWVPRRAGDRGALETGCLPTLLPGGRPVADAAARVDAAAAWGVTTLPERPGRDAEQIVAAAAAGELAGLVVGGVDPADLPDPAAFRAALERAEFVVSLELRATEVTAHADVVLPVAAVAEKAGTFVTWEGRPRPFPTVLAGTNRLSDSRVLAGIAEELGRPLGFRTVAEVREQMEALGAWDGDRAASRPVPSAASDAAGRRPSDGHRLATWKQLLDLGSLQDGDPALRASMRPAVVRVGSATYEALGRPAQVRVTGSRGAVELPCVHEPTLVDGTVWVPTRSAGRGVLADLAAPGERVQVEVAP, from the coding sequence ATGACGACCACCCCGGAGCGGACCCCCACGACGGCCGGTGCCGTCGACCTCGTCACCGTCACCATCGACGGCGTCAACGTCGCGGTGCCGAAGGGCACCCTCGTGATCCGTGCCGCCGAGCAGGTCGGCATCGCCATCCCGCGCTTCTGCGACCACCCCCTGCTCGAGCCGGTCGGCGCCTGCCGGCAGTGCCTCGTCGACGTGCCCGACGCGGGCAACGGGCGGGGGCTGCCGAAGCCGCAGGCCTCCTGCACCCTGGAGGTCGCGGACGGCATGGTGGTCAACACCCAGGCCACCAGCGGCGTCGCCGACAAGGCGCAGCAGGGCGTGATGGAGCTGCTGCTCATCAACCACCCGCTCGACTGCCCGGTCTGCGACAAGGGCGGCGAGTGCCCCCTGCAGAACCAGGCGATGAGCAACGGCCGCGGCGACTCCCGCTTCGAGGGCGTCAAGCGCACCTTCCCGAAGCCGATCCACCTCTCGCCCCAGGTGCTCCTCGACCGGGAGCGGTGCATCGTCTGCCAGCGCTGCACGCGGTTCGCCGAGCAGATCCCGGGCGACCCGTTCATCGCGCTCGTCGAGCGGGGTGCGCAGCAGCAGATCGGCATCGCGGAGGACGCGCCCTTCTTGTCCTACTTCGCGGGCAACACCATCCAGATCTGCCCGGTCGGTGCGCTGACCAGCGAGGCCTACCGCTTCCGCTCGCGCCCCTTCGACCTCGTCTCGGTGCCGAGCGTGGCCGAGCACGACGCCTGCGGCTCCGCGATCCGGGTCGACCACCGGCGCGGCAGGGTCGTGCGGCGTCTCGCCGGCGACGACCCCGAGGTCAACGAGGAGTGGATCACCGACAAGGACCGCTTCGCGTTCACCTACGCCGCCGCGCCCGACCGGTTGACCTACCCGCAGGTGCGCGACACCGACGGCTCGCTCCGGCCCGCGTCGTGGCCCGAGGCCCTCGCGGTCGCGGCCCGCGGTCTCGCCGCGGCGCGGTACCGCGCCGAGGGACCCGGCGTCGGCGTGCTCCCCGGCGGCCGCGTCACCGCGGAGGACGCCTACGCCTACGCCACCTTCGCCCGTGTCGCCCTCGACACCAACGACGTCGACTTCCGCGCCCGCCCGCTGAGTACCGAGGAGACCGACTTCCTCGCGTCCCACGTCGTGCTCACCGGGCCCGGCGGTGGCGGCGTCACCCAGGCCGACCTGGAGGCGGCCCGCACCGTCGTGCTCGCGGGCCTCGAGCCCGAGGACGAGGCCGGCGCGATCTTCCTCCGGCTCCGCAAGGCGGTCCGCTCGGCACGGAGCCGTACGACGGTGCTCACCCTCGCGCCGTACCTCAGCCGCGGCTCGGCGAAGCTCCACGCCCGGCTGCTGCCCACGGCCCCCGGTGACGAGGCGACGGCGCTCGACGGTCTCGCCGACCGCGCCGAGGAGCTCGTCGGCGCGAGCCTCGGCCCGGACGACGTGCTGCTGGTCGGCGAGCGGCTGGCCACCGCGCCGGGCGCCCTCTCCGCCGCCGCACGTCTCGCCGCGACGACGGGTGCCCGGCTGGGCTGGGTGCCCCGTCGGGCCGGTGACCGGGGCGCGCTCGAGACCGGGTGCCTGCCCACCCTGCTGCCCGGCGGCCGACCGGTCGCCGACGCCGCGGCGCGGGTCGACGCCGCCGCGGCCTGGGGCGTCACGACCCTGCCGGAGCGACCCGGCCGCGACGCCGAGCAGATCGTGGCGGCCGCGGCCGCGGGCGAGCTCGCCGGCCTCGTCGTCGGCGGCGTGGACCCGGCCGACCTGCCCGACCCCGCCGCGTTCCGGGCGGCGCTCGAGCGGGCGGAGTTCGTCGTCAGCCTCGAGCTGCGGGCCACCGAGGTGACCGCCCACGCCGACGTCGTGCTGCCGGTCGCCGCGGTCGCCGAGAAGGCGGGCACGTTCGTGACCTGGGAGGGCCGTCCGCGGCCGTTCCCCACGGTGCTGGCGGGCACCAACCGCCTGTCCGACTCGCGGGTGCTCGCCGGGATCGCCGAGGAGCTCGGCCGCCCCCTGGGCTTCCGCACGGTGGCCGAGGTGCGCGAGCAGATGGAGGCGCTCGGCGCGTGGGACGGTGACCGGGCCGCGTCCCGCCCCGTCCCGTCGGCCGCGAGCGACGCGGCCGGCAGGAGGCCGTCCGACGGCCACCGCCTCGCCACCTGGAAGCAGCTGCTCGACCTCGGGTCGCTCCAGGACGGCGACCCCGCGCTCCGCGCCTCGATGCGTCCGGCGGTCGTGCGGGTCGGCTCCGCGACGTACGAGGCCCTCGGCCGCCCCGCACAGGTGCGGGTCACGGGGAGCCGGGGCGCGGTGGAGCTGCCCTGCGTCCACGAGCCGACGCTGGTCGACGGCACCGTCTGGGTGCCGACCCGCTCCGCGGGTCGCGGGGTGCTCGCCGACCTCGCGGCACCGGGCGAGCGCGTGCAGGTGGAGGTGGCCCCGTGA